A DNA window from Agarivorans sp. TSD2052 contains the following coding sequences:
- a CDS encoding GspH/FimT family pseudopilin → MLVSSKQHHKMQGFTLMELMIAVAILIIVMVIAVPSIQGLMEDNKQKVTRDLLANSLIVAQQEAIRNNLSSYVCPTTNGTSCEAAWGANKGWLVYLDTNRDGSLDSRNPNAQIIAAYPKPQSGELKYSPSANGSTSTLVRFFPTGHASAGELTVCAPSNDYQDQRISLTRMGRIEYAAPSTTYCP, encoded by the coding sequence ATGCTTGTTAGTAGCAAACAACACCACAAAATGCAGGGCTTTACCCTGATGGAATTGATGATCGCGGTCGCTATTTTGATTATTGTGATGGTCATCGCGGTACCGTCAATTCAAGGTCTCATGGAAGACAATAAGCAAAAAGTCACCCGTGACTTATTGGCTAACAGTCTGATTGTTGCCCAACAAGAAGCCATTCGTAACAATCTTTCCAGTTATGTATGCCCGACGACTAATGGTACTAGTTGTGAGGCTGCTTGGGGAGCCAATAAAGGCTGGTTGGTTTACCTCGATACAAATCGAGATGGCTCTTTAGACAGCCGTAATCCCAACGCCCAGATTATTGCTGCCTACCCTAAGCCTCAATCTGGAGAGCTTAAATACAGCCCTTCAGCAAACGGTAGCACCAGTACCTTGGTACGTTTCTTTCCTACAGGCCATGCATCGGCAGGAGAGCTAACCGTGTGCGCACCGTCTAATGACTATCAAGATCAACGTATTTCACTTACGCGTATGGGGAGG